GGTTTTCCCATTCTTGTTGTTTCTGGATATAATTATTTCAGTTGTCCAGTAGATGATGACAGGTCATAGAGATACATGGACTTACTGGGCACTGAGTGGTCAGGATCTGAGTACCCAGCCGCTGCAGATGATTAGGGAGGGAGGCGAGCAGACAAAGAAAAGGACAAGGACAACCCCAGTCCCCCAGGAACAACGCAGTGCTTAAGTGCTTGGCCTCCAACCTAAGGGGCTAAGATACTTAAAAATGTGTCTAGTGACTTGACTCCTGGGGGCTGTTCACCTTAGCAAAGGAGAAATTCCATCGCCTTTAGCAATCCATATCTAAGACGTAATGTACAGAGACCCACtaatttcaattttgaaaatcTACTCTAAGAGCATAATCTATAACAAAGAAACACCTGCAAGCACAAATTATCATTACAATGACTCCTATTAAGGTAAAAAACCTGAAGCAATATAAATGCCCTATACATGAAGCGAGGGTGAATTAGGATAAAAGACAGCCTTATGTAATAGAAAGCACATGGGCTTTGTGCCAGAGCGAGTTTGAATTCTTCTCTGACATGTGCTGCCAACCTTGGGCATGCAACCTCAGCTTTCCTTGTCTATGAAATGGGCCTCTACCTCTGAGGGGTATTGAGATCAAcggaagagaaaatggaaattatgTCCTGAAAGGCTTGGCCCAGTAACCCACCAAACATTAATCTCCCTTATCACCCTCTCATCTTTTATCTCTGTGATTTAATTGCTGAGAAAATGTCCTAAGAAAAGGACGTCGGATACAGgaaaaattgtttcttaaaagACGTGTAttgtgtgagtgtctgtgtgtgtgtgtgtgtgtgtgtgtgtgcaggcacgCACATGGTCGTGTATTCTGTGTACAcgtgtgtgagtgcatgtatcTGCATGTCTGCATatgcatgtgtccatgtgtccgtgtgtgtgcatgtgtgtgcgtgcgtgtgtgtgtgtgtgtgtgtatagtaacAGCAGAAGAGTTTTGGTGAAATTTAGAAACTGAGGAGATGTTTATGCTGCAGCATAGTAGGTAACTCAAGGCTGATTATTAGATAACAttgtttcttaaaacaaaaacaggctaggcgtggtgtctcacacctgtaatgccagcactgtgggaggccaaggagggcggatcacatgagttcgggagttcgagaccagcctgaccatcatggagaaaccatctctactaaaaatacaaaattagtggggtgtggtggcgcattcctgtaatcccagctacttgggaggctgaggcaggagaatcgcttgaacttgggaggcggaggttgcggtgagccaagatcacacactgcactccagcgtgggcaacaagagctaaacttcatctcaaaaaacaaaaaaatccaaaacaaagcCTAGGTTACACTGAAAATTCAGTATCTCTGTACGGCTAAAAATGCCAAATTATATAAAAGGATTCATACAATTTCTCCCATTTCCTACATCCATTGTCTTCTAATATCGTTTCCTACAGGTAACTACTATTACCagtttcttatttctccttctgtattttatacatatgtaagtatcttctctattttaaacatatagcttttatacatagaaaaatctATACTTTAcacatacaaattatatatacatgtatgtatgtgggaCGCCtacccctttttaaaaatatcaatgagTGCATATTCCAACCTACTTCATAATTTTGCCCATATGCATGCTCATAGCAAATAAGTAGAAACAAACACCCAACAGTGAAAAAGTGGTTAATTATGGTTAATTAACATTCTTGTGTTACAGCGTCATATCCATTATAGTCAAAATTTACAAAAAGCTTACATTTTCATGGGAAAACAGCTGTAACtttaagcaaaaaggaaacataaactTGTATGTTAAAATGACTTTTACCAAGTTAATATACATATTGCTAAGtttaaaagatttgaaaatgTTTGCAGTGCCTCTCCCAGGACTATGGATAgttcccctttttatttttgtattttctaagtgTTTACACTGGGTACtagtttcttctcttctcttggaaaaattattaaattagacCTAGATTTGGGATTCTGtataaattccattttttataATGGATTTTTCTTGCTGTGTGAAAAACTAAAAGCCTCAGTGACAGTCATTAACTGGTCCCATACATAGCCACTTTACCTTCTCCAATAAAAACAGTGCTTCTGCAGCATCTGCTCGCCGGTCAACCAACATGTCCACATCCTCTTTGGTGATTACAGGCTCCTTTAGTTGCTCCACCCAAGACCACATCAAGCTGCATAGGATGAAAGGGTCCCTCTCGCCACATATTCTTTCCCAAGCTCCATCTCGGGAATTTAGCTCTttctaaaaaggaagagaaaaagacagacagagacagagacagggagaggagagagaggtgcACCATTTGACACTGGATGATTTTTGTGCTGCCCACGAGAGTGAAAGGCTCAGGCTCTAGGCTACAGAACTGGAACCCCCTCCCAGCCTCTCCACTTCCAGGCTAGACACTGGAATAAGACACTGAAttctgtaagcctcagtttccctctacGAAACTCATCCCCTGCCTCACAAGCTGTTGGGCTGACTGACTAAGATAAGGTCTGTTAAGGCTTACAGCACAGAGAAAGGGCTTAGTTAACCCAAGTTCTCTACTTTATTCAGAAACCAGAGAAACAGTTCAGAAGAACCTTCCTTTTCAGGCTTCTGGTGAACAAAACAGAACTATTTTTTGCAATAAAGTCGACGGTAGATGAAAAAGTACAAGTAAGGGAACATTTATAAATTAACCTGGGGTCTAAGGAAAAGCTCTGACAGCTTTGAagtctgcaaaaataaaataaaagcgcTTGCAAGTTGGTAAATGGGACATATGTATATCTTTGACATATCTTTTTAGAATCCTATGTAGGATTTAACAATAATCCCCAAGTCGTGAAATCTGACATGGGGAAAATTACTAGAAAGTTTTTCGAATACTCAAATGCCTAGAGAAAATTTAAGCATGAGACTTAGAAATTTTACCTCACAGAGAGCAAGggaaaagtgggctaaggatttTAATGAATTTCTGACAGGGTTCAGATTTATGTTTTAGTGAATCAAATAAATTTTGACAATAGAAGTATAATAATTGctaccattcattcatttattcacctatCCAATATTTACTGCATGCACACAGTGGGACAGAAATTGTAATATATGTCTTATCTCTAACTCTCAAATGTCACCCAGCAGGGAGGTTCCCTACTGATAAATGTATTGGGGCTCAAGAAAGATGAAATAACTCACCTAGGAGACAAGAGCCAGAAAATGGCAAAGGGGGTGTTCATCATATCCACTTCTGCCTTACTCCAGAGTCTGTGCTGCTTCTGCTACACCACAAGGACCCCGGTTTCTCTTTGTTATCTTATGAATACACCAGTACTTTGTTATTCAGAGTCCTTCCTATCCCATAGATCATGTATGTAACAAAGTAGCTCTTTATTCAATCTTATGAAGAAGACAAGCTGGGCAGAACTGACATTACTCAAAAACCTTCTTAGCAAAATGACTATCTATCATGatgtttcctgaggctttccagTGAGGTTAGCCAAGAATCCTGGGATAATGGAAAGTGTTAAACACAAGCTGTACCCTGACTCTGCCACATGTATGCcatgtgaccctgagcaagtcacttacCCTCTAACCTCTGTGACCTTTAGTATCCCCATCTGTGATACTGAATTCTTAAGATTAACAAAGAATCTAGAAATAGTATCATCTGCCTCACAGATATGTTCTATAACTGTGAAAAATCACATGAAATAATCCATGTGAAATGGTTAAATACAGGCATAGGTAGCATTATGCTATTCAAATAATGttcactttattcttttccagaattcaactgatttttttgATTACTAAAAGtcctaaaatacagaaatgaaaaaaatgaaaaactctccTGATTAAAGGCCTGTGTTCACCTCCAGAAAATGCTACATACAGTCTGGCCCAAACCAAGTCCTGAACTCTTCAACACCACAGGCAGAGCTCACATGGGCACTGTGGCTGACCCTGGAGTGGGGGTGCCAGATTTTCATCTAAAACAGAAGACTCTTGCTTGCTAACTCTTAACACACTGTAATGCCCAGGAAACATTTGCTGACTGAATGACTTTTTCAGTTTGGAgtaggaaataaagaaaacaattcattTTGGGAGAAAGCAATACATTTAACTATTGGATAGGCGAAACAATTCTGATGAACAAAATTTATATCAAAAGCTCTCTCCTCTCGTCATATAGTTATCAGTTAGCGTGAAGCTCTGAATTTTCATGCCTCTGCATCTGAAGAGACACTGGCACTTAGAAATTTTACATGCCTTGTTTAATCAATGGCAGACTATGAAAGCAAGCTATTAAAATAATTCCAAGGAGATAACTTGCCTGAGGTGGTGACCAACCTGGGCTCAAAAGTCCCGATTTCAGTGATTCACAACTGTCCAAGTCAGCCTCCTTTTGGGGTAGTCTGGCTGCTTCTGATAGCTAGGTTTCTAAGGCCTATCTTTTCTCTAGACCAACTGCTGATTCAGGGCAAAGAAAGTGTGGCTGACTTAAAACTGTATCCTAGTAAAAGTACAACACAAAAAAGggttaaaaatttatattctaattGAAGTCAAAGCTAAGAAATGGACCCCAAAGACCTCATCTCAGCTACAGTGAACGGCACGCGGTAATCCGTGGTTTCTCCCGCTTGCTCTCCTGATTCCCCAGAGTTGCCCTGTCAGAGCAGGATTGGCAAGTCTGAAGGAGAGGACGCCAAGGAGACAGCCTCACTCTTCTGACCTTGCTCAGCACCAGCGCTGATGAGCTTTGGAAagtaactattttatttatgtctCTAGTTCAGTGGTCCTCAAAGTATGGTTCCCTCTGCCAGGCCTCGGATTAAAGATGCTTCAAGTGAGTTTCTAATGCTGTCTGTTGTGGGCCAGTTGCCCCCACAGacccagaaagaaagaaggaagctaCCTATATCAATGCCTTGTGTGGGTCAAGCGTTGTGCTAAGTGCTTTCTTGCATATGCGGATTTAAATGAAACCACACAAACACCCTGTGCTTTTTCTGTAACATCAGGTTCGCATCATAGATGAGAAACCTGAAGTTAGAAAGTTAAGTATTATGCATCTTCATATTTCACTTGGGAAGTCTGAGAAAATGTATTACACTTTTGCTCTGACATAAATATTTCCCACATATCTATAATTAAATAAAGTACTAATAATACCTGCCACATTTCTACCTTCCTTTTTAGTTCCTCTTTTTCTACAGATTCATTTAAATTTGCTAGGGCTTTGGCCGCCAGTATTCTTCTTGCTTCAACACTCAATTCAGACTGCAATATAGAGTGTGAAGCTGCTTCAGACAGATCTTTACTGTCCTGGGTTTCATGTTCAACCAAGAACTGTGCTTTGGGCCTGGAGCCACAGTCCAGAGGGCTTCGGGGAATCGTGCTTTTCTGCCTGACAGCATCAGGGCTCCCAACACCATGAGTTTTACACTGACAGTGAGACACTTGCTGGTGAGTAGGGTTTGGATCCTTACGGACATTTGTGAAGTTGGGTGAAACGGGCTCCCCAGGGCTGTTTGAGCCTGAGACATCTGCAGAGAAAGCTCCACTCTGTTGTGCTTCCTTTGGAATGAGCCCTCCACGGAGAACTGGTGACCCATTGTCTTTAAGTCCTGTCAGGCCTCCAAACTTAGACTGACTCCAGAAAGAAAGTGTGCTGCGAACCAGGGCTTCCTTATGTAAGTCTGGTTCTGGAGACTGTGGTACATAACAATGGCTTATGAGCTTCTGTTGCCTGGGGTGGTGACCAACCAAGACCTGGGCAGGCACTGTCCGTGGAGTCTCCCCTTGCTCCAAGACGTTCTCGGCCCGCTTTAAATCTGAGTCACTGTAGCTGAGCCGCCTTTTTAGATGAGTCAGGGGTTGAAGGCACTCAACATTCCGCCTCTTCCAAAGGGGGTCAAACTCTTGCTCATTGGAGAAAATCAGGTCTCGATTGTCAAAATCTGCTGCCACTGCAGTGGGGTTAGACGGGTTGGACACATCACTGTTAGGCCTCAGTAACTCTGTATCCAGCTGCATGGTGACCATCTCAGACACGGTCTTTTCTATTTCAGCAGAGAGACCAGGTCCTTTGGACACGTCCTTCATCATCACTGGCCTGTTCTCAGCTAAGTCTAGCAGCAATTTGCAAACTAGGTGGATAATTTTTGGCACGTGTTTCAGAAGTCGTGCCTCATAACCATGAAGCAGATGACGCTGGCGAATTAGATATTGGGCTAAGGTGACAGCATGTGCTTTGGGATCACAGCAAGAGAATATATTGCGGAGAGGAGTTAGAAACTGAGTAAATTCCCTTACACAGAGGAGCTGTCCTCTGGTTTGTATGGAATTGGGTCGTTTTGCCCGCACAAACATAATTGCTTGGTCAGCAGTCATTCTTGTTGCAAAAACTAAGTAACAGGCTATCAGAACACCTAAACAGTGAAGAAGAGAAGACTGGTATGAGAAaagcttacatttttatttagtttatcaCTCCTTGATGATTTAAACTTTGAGTGTGTTACAAAACCGTATAAATAGAGACACATTCTAAGGACAATTACGATGAGAACTGGATGACTTTTTGTAGAGGTATTATTACTACATGTTCCTTACTGCATAGAACTTTATTAAACGTCTATATGGCACCCCCTCCCCATGACTGAGTCATCTCAGTAGCCCAGAGCTGTGCCAGCAGAGGCACAATGTAGGTGAGGAAGTGTGTAGGAGGGAAGGGAAACTGATCATCTGGCCCATCTATCCTCCTTGTTCTACTCAATTCcaacaggagaaagaaaatctgtttctATTTTCCACTCTGAGCAGCTCTTGAGAATTTCCATCCAATCAATCCATACGCTTTGTGTTTGGAAcctcccaccctgccatcttTGCCATCAACTGCTGGCACTTCACAGCTTGGCATTCTCCCTACCAGGGCAGTTTCTTCTTTGGGGATTATTCACATTCACAGCCTACTTTTCTTCCTGGCAATTCCTTTTCCAGATTTGTGCCTATACTAATATGTGTTTTTCTTCAGACCACGATATACCTCTATTTTTCCATAAGCAATTAGGAAAATTAAGCAATCTTAAGGAAGCCAGCCTTAATGGTATAAACATTATGTATTCGTATTAACATCTAATTAAAGGGAGTAACTAATGAAAAggtaataattaataaattaattcaaatataaCAGTCCATTAATATTAAAGTAAAAGGCAAATCAAATATACCTATTTGATCCCCAAGTTTGTGAACATCTTGTTACATATGAAAATCAGAACCTCTGAAAACTGCATGCTCTCCAGTTCACAGTCAGGAACATCATACCTTTCTCACTAGAACACAGAAGAtcttagtaaaaatataaaatgtctgcaGAGCTATCATGTCAATGTCTAGAAACAGTGAGGTTTTGGCTTGATCCTATGAGCTACCAGTCTCGAGCAGAGCTGAGTCCCTCCCTGAGCATGCTCCCAAGCATGTGGCAGGTTCCCTGGTGGGAGCACAGGTATGATGCAGACAGAGTTGTGTGCATGTGCCTGGAGCAGATGACAAGGAAAATCTCAGCCCTCGGGTCTTTGTTTTTGCCCTAATACCAGCGTTGTAATGAAATTCTGctgaatttttaagtaaaatcacTGACTTTTTAATAGACTTCTAGGCACAGATAGACTCTCCTTTACAAACAAAATCCTTATACCTTCAAAAATAGAAAGCACATGAACTCTGGAGTCAGATAACCATGGCTTTAAAGCTTGACCCTGCTACTTACTAAATGTAGGAAATTACTTTACTTCTCTCAAACTGCAATTTCTTCAACTCACATTGTTGCCGAAGACTTCAAAATGACATACATATGGTCATTGTAACTAACTGTTTAGagtatcttaaaaaatattcaaatattcaagtatcttaaaagtatttttgatttaatttttgaagttaacatataataattatacat
The sequence above is a segment of the Saimiri boliviensis isolate mSaiBol1 chromosome 2, mSaiBol1.pri, whole genome shotgun sequence genome. Coding sequences within it:
- the PTPDC1 gene encoding protein tyrosine phosphatase domain-containing protein 1 isoform X8; amino-acid sequence: MQVHEAARRPSAVHFLSSFLQGRRHSTSDPVLRLQQARRGSGSGLGWGSGSRSATKLLSSSSLQVMVAVSSVSHAEGNPTFPERKRNLGHPTPKYTKVGERLRHVIPGHMACSMACGGRACKYENPARWSEQEQAVKGVYSSWVTDNILAMARPSSELLEKYHIIEQFLSHGIKTIINLQRPGEHASCGNPLEQESGFTYLPEAFMEAGIYFYNFGWKDYGVASLTTILDMVKVMTFALQEGKVAIHCHAGLGRTGVLIACYLVFATRMTADQAIMFVRAKRPNSIQTRGQLLCVREFTQFLTPLRNIFSCCDPKAHAVTLAQYLIRQRHLLHGYEARLLKHVPKIIHLVCKLLLDLAENRPVMMKDVSKGPGLSAEIEKTVSEMVTMQLDTELLRPNSDVSNPSNPTAVAADFDNRDLIFSNEQEFDPLWKRRNVECLQPLTHLKRRLSYSDSDLKRAENVLEQGETPRTVPAQVLVGHHPRQQKLISHCYVPQSPEPDLHKEALVRSTLSFWSQSKFGGLTGLKDNGSPVLRGGLIPKEAQQSGAFSADVSGSNSPGEPVSPNFTNVRKDPNPTHQQVSHCQCKTHGVGSPDAVRQKSTIPRSPLDCGSRPKAQFLVEHETQDSKDLSEAASHSILQSELSVEARRILAAKALANLNESVEKEELKRKVEMWQVLLVLYLIIDMWEIFMSEQKCNTFSQTSQVKYEDA